A window of Gossypium hirsutum isolate 1008001.06 chromosome D13, Gossypium_hirsutum_v2.1, whole genome shotgun sequence genomic DNA:
gtaccaattttgggcgttacgagggtgctaatccttcctcgtacgcaaccgactcccgaacccgttttttaaatttcgtggaccaaaacagttgttttaataaaatcaaatcatttattaaaaacaacaattttcaaggtgacccaatcacacctcaaaaaggattggtggcgactcccgtttttattttcaaaatccaagtcgaccccgttttcatcaaaaaaatggcgTCAACAGTTATCATTTAGTCAAGactagaattttaaaatataaaaaatataaagactaaaaatgATCAACTTATACataactaataacaaaatttgacattttgatttccttattatacttaaatttgagattttatccctatattataatttaacataattttatcCTCCTTTATAATTTTTCATTAGTTAATTCAATTTGTTAATGTAAAAATAGAACgttggtaatgacaatatatcgcaaagaaaagagaaataaaaataaagaacacaccgATTTTTAAGTGGAAACTTTTTCggaaaaaaaaccacgggcagatgagaagaaaattcactatgtcaaattcgaattattacaagaggagtttcgactacatctatttataggttgaaaaaacctaattctaatcaaagtcaaatatattatgctaataaatgctaaatatattatactcataaatactaaatcttctagaaaaaagatatattttgtttaacttgacttgcaagcaatctcttagaatttgggtcacacaactctaatagttaacaaattaattattacGGTTAAAGTGCtactatgattttttttttttgcttttactGTTTCTAGTTTAAAAAAGAGAAATACAAGTTATGCCTTGGAATGAAAGACAATTCCGAACCGACTTTGTGTACGAACAAGGAAGCTATAAGTAATGCAACTATGAATCTCATGGAGAGTTCGATCCTAGCTTAGGATGAACGCTAGCAACATGCTTAACACATGCAAGTCGGGCGGGTGAGTAACGCGTAAGAACTTGCCCTTAGGAGGGAAAAAACAGCTGGAAATACCCCGTAGGCTGAGGAGCAAAAGGAGGAATCCACTCGAGGAGGGGCTTGCGTTTGATTAACTAGTGGGTGAGGCAATAGCTTACCAAGGCGATGATCAGTAGTTGGTTCGAGAGGATAATTGACCAAACTGGGACTAAAACACGGCCCAGACTCTTAGGGGAGGCAGTAGTGGGGTATTTTTCGCAATGGGCGAAAGCCTGATGGAGCAATGTCGCGTGGAGGTAGAAGGCCCACGAGTCGTGAACTTCTTTTCTTGGAGAAGAAGCAATGACGATATTTGGGGAATAAGCATCGGTTAACTCTGTGCCAGCAGTCGCAAGATTATTTTTCATCTCAATTTTGGATTTAATGGGATTTTAcactaatttcttttctttttattaagaAGAGAAAACATAAAACAGTAACTAACCAACCACCAATCTTGTGTCACAACTACATTTACATCCACATTCAGCAAGTTACAAATTAcatatggtggagagcaaaaggAAAAACATTATAACGGTTGATCCTAAGCCGTTGAAGCTAGGCCATATTAACATTATTTAGAAGGCTAGTTATTGGAAATTTCATGTTAGCACTTTAACTATAACAATTACCGTTTttaataatctaaactaattaataatattaaaagaataaaaataataaattatatattaaaaaaatgtgatatttaaatCAGTTGAGTTTTAGTTCAATTCGAATCAACATTATTACCGGTGGAATAAGACATAGATTTGAACATGTTGAAGTAcatttatccttttatttaataaacggaaaaaaattatcaataattttgGTCAAAAGCTAAGGCTTTATATACCCAAATTTTCTTTTGAATGATACAATTTTTctcaaatattaataatttaatcattttgacctctttgttaaatataaaattatattcttaacctttttaaaagttaaaatttaaatttaaatttaaattactttaacataaaaattttaactctttagaattttttaatttcatcctaATCCATCACACAATTATTTAGAGATGGATTGTGAAGATTTatattaaaatgacttaattgaactATTAATTTCTGAGAGAGGCCAAAaatgcttttctttttcatttaatcaaagacgtaaattgattgttttaatttttgagagggactttaaaaaaaaattcccctTTTAGCCAAGGGGGCAAAGGACCTGCCCCTTAGCTACCCACCTGCAAAAAATCTTACTTTCTATTATCTCTTTCTTTACTCCAACAAGCCCTCGTATTTACACCATGCAATAGCAACCACGTAAAGTAATATCGTCCCGGCGGTGGAACCGCCGATCGTCCAAAGAAACTCCGGCGTCCCTGCTTTATTTTCATCGAATAGATCGATGTGGATATTCATGCCGAACAAACCAGCGACGACGATGAAAGCACCGATCACAAGGTTTGCTGTGCTTAGCATCACTCCCATTTGTAGAAGATGGTTCTGTTTGTCATCCAGCATTATGTTTATGTAGTCTTCTGTGTCATCCACATATTCCCTCAACTTCCatgaaaataagaaataaaatcaaGAAAATGAACATATTGTTCttactctttatttttctttaattaaacttcTTAGTAGGTCCTTGTACCGCTTGGAGCAAATTGACTCTTGTACTTAATTTTGAAGCAAATTAGTCCATATAAAAGTGACGTACCGTGGAGAGCTTGTTGAGGGTACCATCAACTTGTACAAAGTAAGCTTCCAAGAGCATTTCCAACTCCTCCACATTAACAGGTTTGCCAATAAGACTATGGCAGGAACTTGCATGAATTCCATGGGTGTCTCCGCCAATGGTAGCACCAAATGAATGGTCGTGGGGTTTGTCAGGATCTTGGACATCACCTTCATAACTGGTTGTCAATGACTCTTCACCAGGTGTGCTGCACATAGtgcaaaaatttatatatatatatataagcaaataaaaaggggaaaatccATTAAtgaaagaatgtgtgaaaattgTGTTTTTAGTGCCTGTCATCCTTGTCTGGTTCAACAGCTGCTGCTGCTGCTTCtgcttcatcatcatcatcatcatcatcatcatcatcatctaaaTCATCTCTTTGATTCATTGAAGACGTTGAAGAGTTTTCAACAAGTTGTTTCTCTGTTAGATACATCTCAGccatatcatcatcatcatctagcAAGTTTTCCAACTCATCCCTTACCTTAATATATAAGCATATAAAGTTTCAGGGCAAATATTTTGACTAgaaaattaaaaagcaaaaatgtGTTGTCAGTCCTTATACTTTAatgaaatttgagatttaattcctattcttaaaagtttcaaaagttaaatcagtttatgttaaaatatgcTTCAAGTCCTTATATTCTTCTTACATTTGGAATTTTGTTCCCctacttttatttctagaaacttagtctctctatttttcgaattttaaaaaaattagacccAATTGCtaacaaaacaaatttaaaattattcttttaaattagcTGGTGtggcattttgaaattaaaaaaaaaattactcactTGATTGTTATGTAACAAAACAAATGTTGTTGTAATGGACCTACATTTACCAGaagaattttaataatgttaataattaaacttacatttttaaatccaaaaagtataaggattaaattcttgaaaatagaaGTAgggggactaaattccaaatgtacAAAGAGTATGGGGACTTGGagaatattttaaccttaattttactatttcaatttaataacccTAATTGAAACATTAGTACCATTAgtttttttcatcaaaatttgtCATCAATAAGCATATGTGATAGTAAGCAAGTTctgacataaaatattattagaaTCGACAGAATTTTTAAATCGAAAAAAGTAAGAGGACTATATctcaattttaacttttttaagtaaaaggactaaatcccaAACATTGTCAAAGTCCAGGGACTATCAGCAGATTTTGACCTAACCTTCTGAACTCGGCCAGTTATTGCAACCAGCCTGCTTTTTATTTGGCGAACACGCTCTAAATTGAGAGTGCTAATCTTTGAGGTCAATCTATCCAAAGCTGGATGGGCCTCTTGCTCCAATGTTCTTGTCTGCTTTGGCAATTGAAAACGAAAAAGGTCTAATCATGATTATAATCCTTCTACTAtgttaaaatttgagatttatccatatttttttaattcaacataatttagtccctctactttatAATGTCAATAACATATCCAAATTGATAGCACATGCTCATACAATTAAGGTCACATGAAAATCCGGTCAACCAATTTTAGCAGAATGTTGAAggctatttaaaagaaaatttgtcTCATCACTTTAACAACAACAATTAACAGTATTATTAATTTGGACCTACTAGTAACATTATAAAAAATAGGTATCAAGATATGCTaatttaaagtaaatggataaattttcaaattttaacatagtAAAATAACTATAACCAAAGTTAGACCGAAAACAAGCATAATGAATAAAACAATACGAtaccaaaaatttgaaatttaacttAGTTGATTCAAGCTACTATGTTTAAGAAGTAATATCGAAGAAGTTGAAAACTTGAATTCCAATATTATGCAACCAAAGGTCTTGACCCCTAGAAATTTGGAAAATTgccattaaattcattaaaaaatttgaaatttagaattagacccatcaattttttttagaaattcttattaaattcttttaaatttttttaattagactTCTCAAAATTCTTTTTGGAAATTCTAGTTAAGCtcccaaaatttataaaagtttaacTAAAATCCCCAAAACTTAATGACAAGATTCGCTCTCTTAGACGTAGAAaagatgcaaaaaaaaaaaaaatagagaggaaGAAAGGTGACCTCAGATTCTAAGCAGCCACAAGCAGCTTCAAGGCAGGCCTCCAATGCAACAAACTCAAAGGGGAGAGTCTTAGTGCCTTCTTGAGTCTCAAGACCCTGTTTCTCTTCTCCCCTGCCTTCCTCACTTAGGCTTTGGAGCTGTGAATTCTTTGGTAACAGATTTTGTGATGTAATTCTTATTATGCAGTTGGTATCATCAATAGTACCCTCCTACTCCCAAATCCAAAAACACCCTCTTTTTAATCAATACATCGTTTGTTTcattttcttgtttatttaaCTGAATTTGATCGTATAAATTTGAATAAGTAAAAACAAGTAAATAAAGTAACAAAGTGAGAATATCTTATCGATTGAGTCAACACATAATCACTTGTTAAAGGGATGTGTGTGTCACTCATTTAATAGGTTTTAAACTATTACCGTATGACCTGACCATGTGGTAGTATGTACATCAATATTAATAGATTTTGATCAATGTTGTCCTCGAATCAAACCAAGATTTATTTCTCGACTTTGTCAAAACCCGAACTAAAAACAAGATTCACAAAATGAAAATATCTTCTTGAATTGGGTCGACACAACCACTTTCGTGCACTTGATACGTTTTGGACTATTGCCCCTTGTATGACGATGTGGTAGGcaacaaaaataaatgaaaagctaaaaaccgaaattttaaaaaaaaaaaaaaaaccttggatTGGTTTGCTTGATAATGCAACAAAATCCGCCTCTGCAACTCATCAACAAACGGTGTAACGGAAGGATCCTTGGAATTCAACAGCAAAACCTCTTGAGCCGTAATGATTGCCTTTATGTGCTCCAAGTTAATCACAATGGCCCGTTCTCGACCCAGAACCGTCGACGGGTACGAAAGAAGCGGGTCCAAGATCCGAAGATCTCGACCGGGTAAACCCGTGCGTCTCATGATAGAATGCTTTCCGGCCTCCAACCTAAAGGTGTGGGCCGTCGAGTCAAGTAAAAGCCATGATCGGATACTGGTCCCTTTTTTCCGATGAGTGGTGAAGGGGAGAGTTTGGTTCGGGATCACGGCGGACCGGTTTGATAGGTCCGGGTCGTCTTCGGGTTTGGACGACGGGGGTGGGGGTGGAGTTCCCGTTGCCGTCATTTTTCAGGTGGTTTTTGCGtattggaaataaaaaaaaattgacgtttatattattaaattaaaattgcgGTTACATCAAAAGAGCACTTAAACATGCGAAAAGCTGTTATCGTCAAACATATAAACTCATAAAATTATACCATCTGCAACTTCATTATGCGCAAACTACCTTTTAATTTTGCCGCAAGTGTTACATGTACCATATTAGTAGcaataatttttgtaaatttctgatgtactatttttttcttttaaataattattttttgccatttaaataaaaacaataacaatgtaTGATCATTATTTAAGTAACTAAATCTTAAATTCAGTGTGGTATATGAGCTTTGGAGCTGCAATATGGTCAGTTCGGCATTAAGCAATTAGTTCTTCACTCAACAGTGATTTACATTCAGATATTCAGCCACATTCAACTCCTATATCTCCTGATGTTACATCTTCTACTCCCTCTCCTGTAGCACTTGCTCATGATGATGTTTCTGATTATGTTGGCACCTGCTATAATTGTTCTCGATAAGTCTTCTGTTAACAATTTACAGCTACTTTTTGTTGCATCTTTTACTGATTTTCCTTCTGATGTTGTTCAGCAGGATCTCTCTCCTTGTCCATTTGTTAATATTCATCCCATGACCCAAAATTCAGTCCTATAATGTTACTAATATGTCCTCTTCTTTGTTGCTTGCAGATATTCATGCTGTAATGAGGTGTCCCAAGTGGCAGGAAGCAGTTCACGATGAGTTGATTGCTTTGCATAACAATCATACCTAGAGTTTAGTCCCTTTGCTAGAGAGTCGAACACCTGTTGGATGTCGTTGgttgttcaaaataaaaaatgaaagcaGATGATTCAGTAGATCGTTACAAGTGCGAGGATATGCTAAAATCAAGATACTTATATTCCAGTAGCGCGAACTTATATTGCTGTAACTCATAAGTGGTTACTTCGCCAGATAGACATCAATAATGCCTTTCTCAATGGCATATAAGCTCAATTTCTTTCTATACTTGTATTCTAAAATTCCTATTTAATCTATTTCTAAAACTTCTCTAATTTTCCTAACCGACATGTCACTGAACCAAATCCTCTTTACTTTGAggatgttatatatataaataaacttgGTGAAGAAGTTATTAGAGTTCTTATTAGACAGCCCGAAAAGTTGaaggatttaaataaaaatatatacctaaaaaataagtttgggcaaaaaataaaatctatttttgaaatgGGTCAAACCTCAAATGAGATTTTTTGGCCCGACTCGAAAAACTACTTATTTACcaaatattttagtttaaaatcatgatttgagtaaaaaaaagTACCTTTTGAACTTCAATTGCTAAACACACTTAAACAAGAGAGTGAATTTCGGAAagtttatttacttaatttcagAAATTAGTGTGATTGGCCCAAAATCAAGGAAGGGAAATGAAAAATATGGTACCTTCTTTAAAATCTTATCTACTTTGAGTGCCAGCATCTATTCCATGCAATTATAACAAGGAAGAACCTTAAGGGACAGAAATTATTCTAAATGGTCCATCAAATCATTTACTTTTGCAATATATGCTTCCTCATCTAAAATGCTCCATCAAATTAATTACTGAAATAACATGCCTGCTAcattaaagcaaaaaaaaaaacaaaagacaaaaaatatTGATGGAGACCCAAATTGAAACGAGAAGTGTGTCTTAAAATCGAGTTTTAAATAGGACAGGTGAGGAGTCATGATCCATGTTGGGGGAGGATCTAGTCGGCACCATTTCTAACTCTTCATCCCTCTACTtacaaaattttactttaaaatagtatgttattttgtaaatttacttTATAGTTACAATTTTAGATTGAAGCCTATATGTTACTTTAATACTTGTGGTAGTTTTCTGCAATTTTCATATTAATAGGGAAAGCCACCGCCTCACTTAGTTGTTGACAGTAGTAGCTCTTTGCATTTATTTTTACTTGGAACTTGCTTTGTCTGGATATTTTGAGCTCTTGTTctctataaattttttatatcctTTCTTTATTCATCAAAAAAGAGAAAATGGATGAAACCAAGCCATTGAAGGTTGTTGAGAGCAGCCACGTTTCACCCCCACCAGGCTCAGTTCCCACTACCTCTCTTCCTCTCACTTTCTTCGATCTGCCATGGTTTCCACTTCCCAATGTTCAACGCCTTTTCTTCTATGAATTCCCATACCCTACTTTGCATTTCATGGAAACCATTCTCCCGTTGTTAAAACAATCTCTCTCCCTTACCCTACAACAGTTTTTCCCCTTCGCGGCCAACGTAGTGTGCCCTCCGTCACCGGGGAAGCCTTACATCCGTTACGAAGATGGCGGCAGCTCCGTTGCTTTCACGGTCGTCGAATCCCCTTCGGATTTCCGCTGTGCAATAGCCGATTATCCGCGAGACGTTAAGTCGTTACGTCCCTTCGCGCCAGAGCTACGGACCGCCCTGTCGGAGGCGAAAGACGGTACTCAGGTGGTCTTGCTCCCTGCACTTGCCTTCCAAGTGACCGTGTTCCCGAACGCCGGCGTTTGCATCGGGTCTAGTTACTTCCACGTGATCGGCGACGGGAAGGCGTTCATGCATTTCATGAAGTCTTGGGTGGACGTTTACGCTGCGGTCGGTCTCGAAAAATCATCGCTTCCATTGTTTAACAAGGATGTGATCAAGGATCCTATCAGGGTAGAGTCGTTTCTATTGAAAATGTACCACGACTGGCTTTCATCTCTCAGGGAGAATTCGGGCTTAACCGATGTCGGATCAGAAGTAAACATGGTTCGTGCCACATTCGTGTTGAGTCGAGCCGATGTCGAGAGGCTCAAGCAATTGGTCGCATCGCAGTGCAAGAACGAAGCTAATTCGAACCAATTCCATCATGTATCAACTTTTGTGGTAACATGTGCTCTAACATGGGCTTCATTGATCAAATCAAAAGCATGTGTTGTTAACAACTTATCTTATGTTGATGATGCTGATGAGTTATATTACTTTCTATTCCCCTTCGATTGCCGGAACCGCCTTGAATTTCCGGTTCCGTCAACATATTTCGGGAACTGTCTAAAACCTGGAATTGTAGAGATGAAGAAAAAGGAGTTAACAGGTGAAAATGGGATTGTTTTAGCTGCCAAAGCCATCGGAAGCAAAGTTAAAGAAATGGGACAAAGTGGTATCAGTGGGGCGGAGAATTGGCTACCAAGCATCGTAGAGAAAAGTAAAACGGGGCGTCTAATTAGTTTGGCCGGTTCGCCGAAGTTGCGGGTGTACGATACTAATTTTGGGTGGGGAAAGCCTCGGAAGGTGGAGGTGATGCACGTGGAGTCCGGGCAGACGATATCTATGGCGGAGTGTAGGGATGAAGAAGGTGGAATTGAGGTTGGTGTGGCTTTAAACAAGAACCAAATGGATGAATTCGTTGCCATCTTTGGGCAGAGTTTAAAGCTTCTTTAGTTTCGGTTTTCTTTTTACCCAGAGTAAGCCAGAAAATTTGTTTAGGGTATTGAAATTAAGTTATaatctttattataataaaaatgtaattttattattttaataatttatatctttataatttttaaaaaattaaaataaaatttctaaaataattaaaagaatttccATTTTAGGAGATCGGGCTCGTAGCTTTCACATGTTGGATTAACATTGTAGTATAACAGTAGggctaaaatttattattatgtattttatttatttaaaatcaattaaGGACACGTGacggatttttttttaaaaacaccatAAGCCAGTTTAATATGTTGTCGCATCCTAAATTTACTtatgaatttttttgtaattattttttgaaaaaaaaagtatgattttataaatttattgatttctaaaatgattaaaataacatttaatttttaaatttgataactTTTTTCAACTTGGCCTTCTAATGCCTCGAACTTGGATtacattaaactttaaaaccaACAAAGTAAGACATCatcacctaatttttttttaaaaagaattatataaataagaaaaaaaagttaaaaatgcatatttataatgaaactaaataaatgaatattcaaGTTTATTTGAATTTGGACATATATTTGTCTATGTTCATTTTGGTCATgattttttaaacattatatatatttgtaatttcataaaataataatttcaaaataaattctcatattttttatgtttattttttgaattttggaagTGCATTGTCTggatttattctttttaataatttttttacatatttcctaattacaaaaaaaattaaaaatccaaattttttataatatcataatttctttataatatttttatagctttttttatatatataaattgggAATGACTTACATAAACATATcttaaaaattaaggttttaaggcacaaataaaattttgccacatcatcaaattttaaagacatgaaattatttattatactcatccataaagaaattattttatggatcctTCCCACCACATTATTCATAGTcccttttaaattatttattgacattTCGACaaattttttcatgtcattaacatatgattttgattttttttatcttcaacCCTTAGCTTTAAATCCAAACCATGAACTTGTACCCCAAACCATTAAATCCAAACCCTGAATCCCAAATTCATAACTTATAACCCTAAACCCTTGAACCTTAAGTCTGAACTCTAAACTCCAAACATTTGAACATTGAACTCCGAACCCAAATCTTGCACCGCAAGGTTCAAGGTCTAAGATTTAGGATTTGAGTTCGAGGTTTGAGGTTATGGGttcaaagtaaaataattaccaaaattatgtgtcaataatatggaaaaaaattgcacaaaaatcactatttttttttaaattgcttgcacaaaaatgaaaaatattaacttatagaaaaaattgttaaaatttgtaaaagaagaaaagccatttgcttataatttaaaaaattaattattttaagtaattaagttGAAAAAGATATTAAATATAGATGAGTATATAACaatattttgttatctttaaaatttaatggcGTGACACTATTTTATTAGTGCctaaaaactataattttcagGATGCTCCTAGTATAATTTATTcccttataaattttatatatttcttttttaataaatttctaattatgtatatctttaaattttatatatatattttaaatttcctATAATctttactatataaaaggaatCCTTAAAGGCCTTTCTCGTTACACGTATCCAACTTTTCTTTTTGGCCATTATAACATAATAACCAAAATTACAATTTGATTTTTctacgatttaatttttatattttaatctgacataatttaattttttaccttACAATAATATTAgttagttcaaatagttaatatttttaactattCCGATTAAAACGCTAAtgtaatttttccctaaaaatatttttctaatggGCAAAAAAATCCATTTCAATATAATAAATCGAAATGGATATTTTCACCCTTCCTCATCACATGTGTTCAACTCAATCTTTTTTCATTACAagagaataattaaattatagattTGATCCTTTTACTATATTCATATTTGTGAtgtaatctttatattttaattttacataatttaattctctattattaattactccaaATAATTAACATCCATAACATGTCTCCGGCTCCAATCTTTTCCTTTTTTAGCCATATAAGATAATGGTCAAATTCTTATTTTAATTCCTCTACCACACTCATATTAAagatttagtcattatattataatttcacataatttggttgtttccatttataataaataatttcacataagttaataataaattagttttttaaaacaaaaataataataaaaatagttctTAATTTGACATGGAAATTGGATGCATTAAATTAGTCCTGAAAACTGGTCCGGCTCTTACTGTTCAACTTTATTAATTGAACAATAAATAACATTGACAATCGTTGTCTGTTACTGAAAAGCAAACACTGCGTTTAATTTTAGCTTTCACTTCTTTTTTTTGAGTAAATCGATTGGATATTTATTGAAGAAAAAAACCAGACTAAAAAAACATTATGAAATTGGTTCCCCAGACATCACTGGTCTTAATCCTAAAAAGAAATAATCAAAGCTAAATGCAAAATGCAAGCTCAAACAATGTAATAACAAAGAAAGGCCCAAAAAACAACAAaagcaaaaagaacaaaaaaaaaaggaaacctaATCCCTAATCCAGTCAACGTCAATAGCTGGACTCCACACATTTATTGCCTCTTCACATCCCTGTCCCAGCAGTTCAACCGATAACAATT
This region includes:
- the LOC121225693 gene encoding magnesium transporter MRS2-3 codes for the protein MTATGTPPPPPSSKPEDDPDLSNRSAVIPNQTLPFTTHRKKGTSIRSWLLLDSTAHTFRLEAGKHSIMRRTGLPGRDLRILDPLLSYPSTVLGRERAIVINLEHIKAIITAQEVLLLNSKDPSVTPFVDELQRRILLHYQANQSKEGTIDDTNCIIRITSQNLLPKNSQLQSLSEEGRGEEKQGLETQEGTKTLPFEFVALEACLEAACGCLESETRTLEQEAHPALDRLTSKISTLNLERVRQIKSRLVAITGRVQKVRDELENLLDDDDDMAEMYLTEKQLVENSSTSSMNQRDDLDDDDDDDDDDDEAEAAAAASLTTSYEGDVQDPDKPHDHSFGATIGGDTHGIHASSCHSLIGKPVNVEELEMLLEAYFVQVDGTLNKLSTLREYVDDTEDYINIMLDDKQNHLLQMGVMLSTANLVIGAFIVVAGLFGMNIHIDLFDENKAGTPEFLWTIGGSTAGTILLYVVAIAWCKYEGLLE
- the LOC121225483 gene encoding coumaroyl-CoA:anthocyanidin 3-O-glucoside-6''-O-coumaroyltransferase 1, with protein sequence MDETKPLKVVESSHVSPPPGSVPTTSLPLTFFDLPWFPLPNVQRLFFYEFPYPTLHFMETILPLLKQSLSLTLQQFFPFAANVVCPPSPGKPYIRYEDGGSSVAFTVVESPSDFRCAIADYPRDVKSLRPFAPELRTALSEAKDGTQVVLLPALAFQVTVFPNAGVCIGSSYFHVIGDGKAFMHFMKSWVDVYAAVGLEKSSLPLFNKDVIKDPIRVESFLLKMYHDWLSSLRENSGLTDVGSEVNMVRATFVLSRADVERLKQLVASQCKNEANSNQFHHVSTFVVTCALTWASLIKSKACVVNNLSYVDDADELYYFLFPFDCRNRLEFPVPSTYFGNCLKPGIVEMKKKELTGENGIVLAAKAIGSKVKEMGQSGISGAENWLPSIVEKSKTGRLISLAGSPKLRVYDTNFGWGKPRKVEVMHVESGQTISMAECRDEEGGIEVGVALNKNQMDEFVAIFGQSLKLL